From Salinirubellus salinus, the proteins below share one genomic window:
- a CDS encoding HAD family hydrolase yields MEYEAVVFDLDGTLVDLAVDWAVVQRDVASLLADRGVTTDGHDLWGLWELGKETGHRVAVNECIAGHETEGARESARLPCADTVPEGPVGVCTLNAERAAREALTTHDLTGQVVGDAVVGRDSVATEKPDPEPLLATCRALGVDPATAVFVGDGERDAVTAERAGVPFRYVSEWPPSASD; encoded by the coding sequence ATGGAGTACGAGGCGGTCGTCTTCGACCTCGACGGGACGCTCGTGGATCTGGCGGTCGACTGGGCTGTGGTCCAGCGCGACGTCGCGAGCCTCCTCGCTGACCGGGGCGTGACCACCGACGGCCACGACCTGTGGGGGCTCTGGGAACTCGGGAAGGAGACGGGCCACCGCGTGGCGGTCAACGAGTGCATCGCGGGCCACGAGACCGAGGGGGCACGCGAGTCGGCGCGACTCCCCTGCGCGGACACCGTCCCCGAGGGACCGGTCGGGGTGTGTACGCTGAACGCCGAGCGTGCCGCCCGGGAGGCGCTCACGACGCACGACCTGACCGGGCAGGTCGTCGGTGACGCCGTCGTCGGCCGGGACTCCGTGGCGACGGAGAAACCGGACCCGGAACCGTTGCTGGCGACCTGTCGGGCGCTCGGGGTCGACCCCGCGACGGCCGTCTTCGTCGGAGACGGCGAACGCGACGCGGTGACCGCCGAGCGAGCGGGCGTCCCCTTCCGCTACGTCTCGGAGTGGCCGCCGTCGGCCTCGGACTGA
- a CDS encoding acyl-CoA dehydrogenase family protein has product MELTPEQEAVRETVRELAVEEIRPVAAEADETETFPEGIWDRLGELDLLSLTIPEAYGGYDADGLTYAIVNEELAYGMLAVATAASVHMLAASCIREFGSEAHHERYLTEMATGRPVGMFCLSEPEAGSNPAGMSTVAREEGDEYVIDGKKQWITNGERGEVGVVFAKTDPEDPSSITQFLFEKDQSGVEVGKKEAKLGLRASDTTTLMFDGLRVPEENRLTEEGRGLSAALHSLTGGRVAIAAQAVGLAQSALDEAKSYAQDREQFDQPISEFQTIRHKLADMATGTQAARLLTYDAGRELDSGRPPARAASMAKLHASRNAMEVTNEAIQIHGGYGYTTDFPVERMYRDAKITEIYEGTTEIQKKIIARELLGDGR; this is encoded by the coding sequence ATGGAACTCACGCCCGAACAGGAGGCGGTCAGGGAGACGGTCCGCGAACTGGCCGTCGAGGAGATACGTCCCGTCGCCGCCGAGGCAGACGAGACGGAGACGTTCCCGGAGGGCATCTGGGACCGACTGGGCGAACTCGACCTGCTCTCGCTCACCATCCCCGAGGCGTACGGGGGCTACGACGCCGACGGCCTGACCTACGCCATCGTCAACGAGGAACTCGCGTACGGCATGCTCGCCGTCGCCACCGCCGCGAGCGTCCACATGCTCGCGGCCTCCTGCATCCGCGAGTTCGGCTCCGAGGCCCACCACGAGCGGTACCTCACCGAGATGGCCACCGGCCGGCCCGTCGGGATGTTCTGTCTCTCTGAACCCGAGGCCGGGTCGAACCCCGCGGGGATGTCCACGGTCGCGCGCGAGGAGGGCGACGAGTACGTCATCGACGGGAAGAAACAGTGGATCACGAACGGCGAGCGTGGCGAGGTCGGGGTCGTCTTCGCCAAGACCGACCCCGAGGACCCCAGCAGCATCACGCAGTTCCTCTTCGAGAAGGACCAGTCGGGCGTCGAGGTGGGGAAGAAGGAGGCCAAACTCGGCCTGCGGGCCAGCGACACCACCACGCTGATGTTCGACGGCCTGCGCGTCCCCGAGGAGAACCGCCTCACGGAGGAGGGCCGTGGGCTGTCGGCCGCGCTGCACTCGCTCACCGGCGGGCGGGTCGCCATCGCTGCGCAGGCGGTCGGCCTCGCGCAGTCGGCGCTCGACGAGGCGAAATCGTACGCGCAGGACCGTGAGCAGTTCGACCAGCCCATCTCGGAGTTCCAGACCATCCGGCACAAACTGGCCGACATGGCGACCGGGACGCAGGCCGCGCGCCTGCTGACCTACGACGCGGGGCGCGAACTCGACTCGGGGCGACCGCCAGCGCGGGCCGCCTCGATGGCGAAACTCCACGCCTCGCGCAACGCCATGGAGGTGACCAACGAGGCCATCCAGATCCACGGCGGCTACGGCTACACCACCGACTTCCCCGTCGAGCGGATGTACCGCGACGCGAAGATCACCGAGATCTACGAGGGGACCACGGAGATACAGAAGAAGATCATCGCCCGCGAACTGCTGGGCGACGGCCGCTGA